One window from the genome of Chionomys nivalis chromosome 14, mChiNiv1.1, whole genome shotgun sequence encodes:
- the Sft2d3 gene encoding vesicle transport protein SFT2C — translation MADLHRQLQDYLMQGKANRPAAAEPLLAARTAEEPEAGDGAAAAWLGRTALRWPWPRSSAEPPPAGSQCMPKVTRGQRLAAGGLGLLLAALCFGLAALYAPVLLLRARKFALLWSLGSVLALASAALLRGGPSCGRLLRGEETPSRTALAYAAALGATLYSALVLRSTVLTALGACAQVAALLYALLGLLPWGGVTALRLALGRLNRGASLTNVLPV, via the coding sequence ATGGCGGATCTCCACCGCCAACTGCAGGACTACCTGATGCAGGGTAAAGCGAACAGGCCGGCAGCCGCCGAGCCGCTGCTCGCCGCGAGGACGGCCGAAGAGCCTGAGGCCGGGGACGGAGCCGCCGCGGCGTGGCTAGGCCGCACGGCTCTGCGATGGCCGTGGCCGCGGAGCTCCGCCGAGCCGCCGCCCGCGGGCTCGCAGTGCATGCCAAAAGTGACGCGCGGGCAGCGCCTGGCGGCGGGCGGCCTGGGCCTGCTGCTGGCCGCGCTCTGCTTCGGCCTGGCGGCGCTGTATGCGCCGGTGCTGCTGCTGCGCGCGCGAAAGTTCGCGCTGCTCTGGTCGCTGGGCTCGGTGCTGGCGCTGGCGAGCGCGGCGCTGCTGCGGGGCGGCCCGTCCTGCGGGCGCCTGCTGCGGGGCGAGGAGACGCCGTCGCGAACCGCGCTGGCCTACGCCGCCGCCTTGGGCGCCACGCTCTACTCCGCGCTGGTCCTGCGCAGTACGGTGCTGACGGCGCTCGGCGCGTGCGCGCAGGTCGCCGCACTGCTCTACGCGCTGCTGGGGCTCCTGCCCTGGGGCGGCGTGACGGCGCTGCGCCTAGCCCTTGGCCGCCTGAATCGTGGGGCGAGCCTCACCAACGTTCTCCCGGTGTGA